One part of the Francisella adeliensis genome encodes these proteins:
- the nuoL gene encoding NADH-quinone oxidoreductase subunit L, whose protein sequence is MIINNQIAAGLIATIILAPALGAIIAGFFGKKVKNEGVSFFTILLCGLSFVLSVVLAYGVFHGDVYSVTYYQWAPISNMFSFDVGFTVNRITVYMMLIVTFVATLVHVYSIGYMKGEDGYGRFFAYISGFTFAMLCLVMGNNFLLLFFGWEGVGLFSYLLIGFYFTREKAIVAGLRAFLVNRIGDLGFLLGIGAVILYTGSVDYTTVFASLSGIDNTQTIHFLGMSFSPVTLMCVLLFVGAMGKSAQFPLHSWLEGSMEGPTPISALIHAATMVTAGVFMVARLSPMFVMSPAALSFVLIIGAITCLFMGLIAIVQTDIKRVIAYCTLSQLGYMMVAQGAGAFSIGMFHLMTHAMFKALLFLAAGSVIVAMHHEQDIRRMGGLKKYMPITYLCMFIGCWALAALPPFSGFFSKDLIIEAAQNTTVYGHQFAYYMVLACAFVTSFYIFRMFFVVFHGKERMSDEEKSHIKESPISIIIPLILLAVPSAYIGQYFFSSILSQSNGLFGDTITSYAQAGLHGMSVTAHLATEPAMTSTLSYIKHSVHTLPFWLALGAMVSSYVLYVWLPSIPKALAKKGSGIGIIYHILVKKYFIDTLYDVVFVRVFLFVSTFLWKAIDIFIIDKTVVHGTSNLIYQTGDNFRKVQRGYLFDYAFVMIVGVLLFMILLILV, encoded by the coding sequence ATGATAATAAACAATCAAATCGCTGCCGGACTAATAGCTACTATAATTTTAGCACCAGCTTTAGGTGCGATTATAGCTGGATTTTTTGGTAAAAAAGTTAAAAATGAAGGGGTTAGCTTTTTTACGATACTGCTTTGTGGCTTGTCATTTGTATTAAGTGTTGTATTGGCTTATGGTGTATTTCATGGTGATGTTTATAGTGTAACTTACTATCAGTGGGCACCTATTTCTAATATGTTCTCATTTGATGTTGGCTTTACTGTAAACCGTATTACTGTCTATATGATGCTAATAGTTACGTTTGTTGCAACCTTAGTGCATGTATATTCTATAGGTTATATGAAAGGTGAAGATGGTTATGGTCGTTTCTTTGCCTATATATCAGGCTTTACTTTTGCAATGCTTTGTTTGGTTATGGGTAATAACTTCTTACTACTTTTCTTTGGTTGGGAAGGTGTAGGTTTGTTTTCTTATTTACTAATTGGTTTTTACTTTACGAGAGAAAAAGCAATAGTAGCTGGTCTAAGAGCATTTTTAGTTAACAGAATAGGTGATTTAGGTTTCTTGTTAGGTATTGGAGCTGTGATTCTATACACAGGTTCAGTTGACTATACAACAGTGTTTGCTTCATTATCGGGTATTGATAATACTCAAACAATACATTTCTTAGGAATGAGCTTCAGCCCTGTAACCCTAATGTGTGTACTACTCTTTGTTGGTGCTATGGGTAAATCTGCTCAGTTTCCACTACATTCATGGCTTGAAGGATCTATGGAAGGTCCTACACCTATATCTGCATTAATACATGCTGCGACAATGGTTACCGCTGGTGTGTTTATGGTGGCGAGATTATCTCCAATGTTTGTGATGTCTCCTGCAGCATTAAGCTTTGTGCTTATAATAGGTGCTATTACTTGTTTGTTTATGGGACTAATAGCTATAGTTCAAACAGACATCAAGCGAGTAATTGCTTATTGTACGCTTTCTCAGCTTGGTTACATGATGGTCGCTCAAGGAGCTGGTGCATTTTCTATTGGGATGTTCCATTTGATGACTCACGCAATGTTTAAAGCATTGTTATTCTTAGCAGCTGGTTCTGTGATTGTAGCTATGCATCATGAGCAAGATATTCGCAGAATGGGTGGTCTTAAAAAATATATGCCAATAACATATTTGTGTATGTTTATTGGTTGTTGGGCTTTAGCAGCATTACCTCCATTCTCAGGTTTCTTCTCGAAAGATTTAATAATAGAAGCTGCACAAAATACGACTGTATATGGTCATCAGTTTGCATACTATATGGTACTTGCATGTGCTTTTGTAACTTCTTTCTATATTTTTAGAATGTTTTTTGTTGTTTTCCATGGCAAAGAAAGAATGTCTGATGAAGAAAAATCTCATATTAAAGAGTCGCCAATCTCAATAATTATACCGTTGATACTTTTAGCTGTTCCATCAGCTTATATTGGACAGTATTTCTTTAGTAGTATACTTTCTCAAAGTAATGGTTTATTTGGTGATACTATTACTTCATATGCTCAAGCAGGATTACATGGCATGTCTGTAACAGCTCATTTAGCTACAGAGCCTGCAATGACGAGCACTCTTTCGTATATAAAACACTCGGTGCATACTTTACCTTTCTGGTTAGCTCTAGGTGCTATGGTATCATCGTATGTGCTTTATGTTTGGTTACCAAGTATACCAAAAGCACTAGCAAAGAAAGGTTCAGGCATTGGTATTATCTACCATATATTGGTTAAGAAATATTTTATAGATACCCTTTATGATGTTGTTTTTGTGAGAGTTTTCTTATTTGTTAGTACATTTTTATGGAAAGCTATAGATATATTTATAATTGACAAAACAGTAGTGCACGGTACTTCTAATTTAATTTACCAGACAGGTGATAACTTTAGAAAAGTACAACGAGGCTATTTATTTGATTACGCATTTGTGATGATAGTAGGTGTGCTACTATTCATGATTTTGCTGATATTGGTTTAG
- a CDS encoding complex I subunit 4 family protein, with translation MNLGSYLLSLIIWMPIVGGFVVLATRTKEQHGDAARWVALVFSVLTVALCIPLVTSFDSSSSAMQFKESIEWFTVFGKHSVYYGLGVDGFSVLFIVLTSFATLVIVLAAWTSITVKVRQYMAIFLITCGLTNGVFCATDSILYYVFWEALLIPTCLGIGIWGGKNKAYAATKYFMYTFFGSVFLLAAILFLQTKVAATSPAALVNIDTYSIQNFIAWATHSSTLADTVKFTLSAQWLIFGAFFLAFAVKIPMWPFHSWLPDAHSEAPAGGSVILAALMLKLGAYGFLRFAIPMLPEVTASLEYVLITMSLIAIVYVGVVAVAQTDVKRLIAYSSISHMGLVTLGLFSIFILKNADPLLGTTHAQMALQGAVFQMIAHAFSSGGMFIGIGFLYLRMNTREIADFSGVAKAMPIFAAFFLLFCMANVGLPGTSGFVGEFMILLAVFQYSPLIALIAGLTLVIAPIYTLWMYKRVFFGEVTSSKVSSLTDLNKMELLVFMILAVPTLVFGLYPEPILQLSSAASAHIVGLSL, from the coding sequence ATGAATTTAGGTAGTTATTTATTAAGTTTAATAATCTGGATGCCAATAGTCGGTGGTTTTGTTGTTTTAGCAACCAGAACAAAAGAACAGCATGGTGATGCAGCTAGATGGGTAGCATTAGTATTTAGTGTTCTTACTGTAGCATTATGTATTCCGCTAGTCACATCTTTTGATTCATCTAGTTCGGCAATGCAATTTAAAGAATCAATAGAGTGGTTTACAGTATTTGGCAAACATAGTGTTTATTATGGTCTTGGAGTTGATGGTTTCTCTGTATTGTTTATAGTACTTACGTCATTTGCGACACTTGTGATTGTTCTTGCTGCATGGACTTCCATTACTGTTAAAGTTAGACAATATATGGCAATATTTCTAATCACTTGCGGTCTAACAAATGGAGTATTTTGTGCGACTGACTCTATACTTTATTATGTTTTTTGGGAAGCTTTGCTTATCCCAACTTGTTTAGGTATCGGTATTTGGGGTGGCAAAAATAAAGCTTATGCTGCGACAAAGTACTTTATGTATACATTTTTTGGTTCAGTATTTTTATTAGCGGCTATTTTATTTTTACAAACAAAAGTCGCTGCAACATCTCCAGCAGCACTAGTAAATATTGATACTTACTCAATACAAAACTTTATTGCTTGGGCAACACATTCAAGTACATTGGCAGACACAGTTAAATTCACGCTTTCTGCTCAATGGTTAATATTTGGTGCGTTCTTCTTAGCATTTGCAGTTAAGATTCCTATGTGGCCATTTCATTCATGGTTACCAGACGCTCACTCAGAGGCTCCTGCAGGAGGTTCAGTGATTCTAGCAGCACTTATGCTGAAGCTTGGAGCTTACGGTTTCTTGAGGTTTGCAATTCCAATGCTACCAGAGGTTACAGCGTCACTTGAATATGTACTAATTACTATGTCATTAATTGCGATAGTATATGTTGGTGTAGTTGCAGTAGCACAGACTGATGTCAAAAGGCTTATTGCATATTCATCTATTTCGCATATGGGATTAGTGACTTTAGGCTTATTCTCAATCTTTATATTAAAAAATGCTGATCCTCTTTTAGGCACAACTCATGCGCAAATGGCTCTTCAAGGAGCAGTGTTTCAGATGATTGCACATGCGTTTTCATCTGGTGGTATGTTTATAGGTATAGGTTTCTTATATTTAAGAATGAATACTCGTGAAATAGCTGATTTTTCAGGTGTAGCCAAGGCAATGCCAATTTTTGCAGCATTTTTCTTACTATTCTGTATGGCCAATGTTGGGTTACCAGGTACAAGTGGCTTTGTTGGTGAGTTTATGATCTTGTTGGCAGTTTTTCAGTACTCGCCATTAATTGCTTTAATAGCTGGATTAACCTTAGTTATAGCACCAATTTATACGCTGTGGATGTATAAAAGAGTCTTCTTTGGAGAGGTAACTTCTAGTAAAGTCTCTTCACTAACGGATTTAAATAAAATGGAATTATTAGTATTTATGATACTAGCGGTGCCAACACTAGTGTTTGGTCTTTATCCTGAGCCGATTTTGCAGCTTTCATCAGCAGCTTCGGCACATATTGTTGGTTTATCTCTATAG
- a CDS encoding NADH-quinone oxidoreductase subunit N encodes MSLSILYILPEILLAIGVIVIMFSGLFLQGKIRNINYIFFQLFVVLALVATFAKDYFLQNSGSVFEGQVVFSGFAYTLQLVILVLSLFVALYSREYVKDRKISDGDFYTLLMLCVLGAMVLTAAHSLITIYIGLELLSLPMYALIAIHRDSSKGLEASIKYFVLGAIASALLLFGMSFVYGITGELDITDIAKYLSTHSFATIEHKFLLICLVMMCATFLFKLGAAPFNMWLPDVYEGAPNAVANIVATIPKVAAFAMLVNILFVGFPSLKDSWIYLFRVIGIMSIFFGSLVALSQTNIKRLLGYSTVSQVGFVLLATTLHPQEYALTTASFYLIVYVFTALAAFGVLTAISVGGYEVQDLKDLKGFNSKNPWLAFILLIVLFSMAGIPPFGGFIAKLFVVMGLINDTNYTLACFVLFMAVIASFYYVRVIRTMYFDEPENDETVNPPLTSLIALSVNGLVLLFLGIMPMILIGVLSQVTNVI; translated from the coding sequence ATGAGTTTATCAATTCTTTATATTTTACCAGAAATACTACTAGCTATAGGCGTTATAGTTATAATGTTTTCTGGGTTGTTTTTGCAAGGAAAGATTAGAAATATCAACTATATTTTCTTTCAATTATTTGTGGTGCTTGCACTGGTTGCGACCTTTGCTAAGGATTATTTTTTACAAAATAGTGGTTCAGTATTTGAAGGACAAGTGGTATTTAGTGGGTTTGCGTATACACTACAGTTAGTGATACTTGTACTATCATTGTTTGTGGCGCTATATTCAAGAGAATATGTGAAAGATAGAAAAATATCTGATGGCGATTTTTATACATTGCTAATGCTTTGCGTGTTGGGTGCTATGGTTCTTACAGCAGCTCATAGTTTGATAACTATTTATATTGGTTTAGAGCTTTTATCATTACCAATGTATGCCTTGATAGCTATACATAGAGATTCTAGTAAAGGTCTTGAAGCTTCTATTAAGTATTTTGTATTAGGAGCAATTGCTTCAGCATTATTATTATTTGGTATGTCATTTGTTTATGGAATAACTGGCGAGCTTGATATTACAGATATTGCGAAGTATTTATCTACACATAGCTTTGCAACTATAGAGCATAAATTCTTGCTAATATGTTTGGTAATGATGTGTGCTACATTCTTATTTAAGTTAGGTGCAGCACCTTTTAATATGTGGCTACCTGATGTTTATGAAGGAGCTCCAAATGCTGTGGCGAACATTGTCGCAACCATTCCAAAAGTTGCAGCTTTTGCAATGCTTGTTAATATACTTTTTGTAGGTTTTCCTTCACTTAAAGATTCCTGGATTTATTTGTTCAGAGTTATTGGTATCATGTCAATATTCTTTGGTAGTTTAGTTGCATTGTCACAAACAAATATCAAAAGACTTCTAGGTTATTCAACTGTATCACAAGTTGGTTTTGTTCTTTTAGCAACAACGCTACATCCACAAGAGTATGCTCTTACTACAGCTAGTTTTTACCTGATTGTTTATGTATTTACAGCGTTAGCAGCTTTTGGTGTACTTACAGCAATAAGTGTTGGCGGCTATGAAGTACAAGATTTAAAAGACTTAAAAGGGTTTAATAGTAAAAACCCATGGTTAGCATTTATACTGCTTATAGTACTGTTCTCAATGGCTGGCATACCTCCATTTGGTGGCTTTATTGCAAAGCTATTTGTAGTGATGGGTCTAATCAATGATACTAACTACACTCTAGCTTGTTTTGTATTGTTTATGGCAGTTATAGCATCTTTCTACTATGTAAGAGTTATAAGAACAATGTATTTTGATGAGCCTGAAAATGATGAAACTGTAAATCCTCCTCTTACATCACTAATTGCTTTAAGTGTAAACGGTTTAGTACTTTTGTTTTTAGGTATAATGCCAATGATTCTAATCGGAGTCCTTTCTCAAGTTACTAATGTAATCTAA
- a CDS encoding cation:proton antiporter translates to MDLFIHSSNYILLAAGLILFSAIVSQYLSWRLKLPSILFLILSGIILGPLSEVVLPDGLKLVDGGIIFGQALSPFVSICVAIILFEGSLSLNFKKIKNVGIVVILLTTLGLALTITLTAWFCSSVIGLDGQLSLLIGGITCVSGPTVVPPLMRTIRPKRHVANILKWEAIIVDPVGALVVVFMLTWFVIGDNFESVNNGASLFSVYIIFVCVLGTMAGVIFGYLIGLCFRRNYIPEYLKSFFALAVIVVGFIIADSATHGAGLLMVTVAGLVMANMKDIQMSDIVSFKENLSIVIISVLFIVLSAEIDFSLFKDYWFSLIEVFLFLQFILRPLVVFLCASFSKTSFAERFIMGMVYPRGIVAASVAALVAVKITKAHPELHNEANTLVFFVFMIIVFTVVFQSIFAPAISKMLGVTEPEGKGFLIVGGNKFARELAAVFVKNDIEVVITDSSWKNVQQCRQLGLNTYYGSPVSAHADWSINLIGLGAMLGLSTSEYINAVSAMKYKHEFGSRSVYVLRNIQQESYKGIGSMESNLATPLFEEGVDFNMLIEKMNDGAKIRSTNITPNYTLENFFADNDGAIPLFTIDNDGFAEPFVAGKRIKLETYALVSLREGSKDTNKEQLCLDV, encoded by the coding sequence ATTGATCTCTTCATTCACTCTTCAAATTACATATTGTTAGCTGCTGGATTAATTCTTTTCTCTGCGATAGTCTCGCAGTACTTATCCTGGAGGCTTAAGCTTCCATCGATATTGTTTCTTATCTTATCAGGTATTATACTTGGGCCATTATCAGAGGTTGTTTTACCTGATGGCTTAAAATTAGTTGATGGTGGGATAATATTTGGGCAAGCGTTATCACCTTTTGTTTCTATATGTGTCGCAATAATTTTATTTGAAGGTAGCTTGTCACTAAATTTTAAGAAAATAAAAAATGTTGGTATAGTTGTTATTTTATTAACGACTTTAGGGCTTGCTCTAACTATAACTCTTACAGCATGGTTCTGTAGTTCAGTTATTGGTTTAGATGGCCAGCTTTCTTTACTAATAGGTGGAATAACCTGTGTTAGTGGTCCAACAGTTGTGCCACCTCTAATGAGAACAATTAGGCCTAAAAGACATGTTGCAAATATTCTTAAGTGGGAAGCTATTATCGTTGACCCCGTAGGAGCATTGGTTGTAGTTTTTATGCTTACATGGTTCGTTATTGGCGATAATTTCGAAAGTGTAAATAACGGAGCTAGTCTTTTCTCTGTATATATAATATTTGTATGTGTTTTAGGTACAATGGCTGGTGTTATTTTTGGGTATCTTATAGGCCTTTGTTTCAGAAGGAACTACATTCCAGAGTACCTCAAAAGTTTCTTTGCTTTAGCAGTAATTGTTGTAGGTTTTATTATAGCTGATTCTGCTACTCATGGAGCAGGCCTTCTTATGGTAACAGTCGCAGGTCTTGTAATGGCCAATATGAAAGATATACAAATGTCTGATATTGTTTCATTCAAAGAAAACCTGAGTATAGTTATTATTTCTGTATTGTTTATTGTCCTTAGTGCTGAAATAGACTTTAGTTTGTTTAAAGATTACTGGTTTTCATTAATAGAAGTTTTTTTATTTTTACAATTTATATTGAGACCATTAGTAGTATTTTTGTGTGCTTCATTTTCAAAAACATCTTTTGCTGAAAGATTTATTATGGGGATGGTATATCCTCGAGGAATAGTTGCAGCATCGGTAGCTGCGTTAGTTGCAGTGAAAATCACAAAAGCACATCCGGAACTTCATAACGAAGCTAATACTCTAGTATTTTTTGTCTTTATGATAATTGTATTTACAGTCGTATTTCAAAGTATATTTGCTCCTGCAATATCTAAGATGCTAGGTGTTACTGAACCAGAAGGTAAGGGTTTTCTTATCGTTGGAGGTAATAAGTTTGCACGAGAACTTGCTGCAGTTTTTGTTAAAAATGATATCGAGGTAGTTATCACAGATTCATCTTGGAAAAATGTTCAACAGTGTCGTCAATTGGGTCTAAATACTTATTATGGTAGCCCTGTATCTGCACATGCCGATTGGAGCATTAATTTAATTGGATTAGGAGCTATGCTTGGATTATCTACTAGTGAATATATTAATGCTGTTTCAGCTATGAAATATAAGCATGAGTTTGGTTCAAGAAGTGTATATGTGCTTAGAAATATCCAGCAAGAAAGTTATAAGGGTATAGGTTCTATGGAATCAAACTTGGCAACCCCTCTATTTGAAGAGGGTGTTGATTTTAATATGTTGATTGAAAAAATGAATGATGGTGCAAAAATTAGAAGCACTAATATTACGCCAAATTATACTTTGGAAAATTTCTTTGCGGATAATGATGGTGCTATCCCTCTTTTCACTATTGATAATGATGGTTTTGCCGAACCGTTCGTTGCTGGAAAGAGAATTAAGTTAGAGACATACGCTTTGGTGTCACTAAGAGAAGGGTCTAAAGATACAAATAAAGAGCAATTATGTCTAGATGTATAA
- a CDS encoding gamma carbonic anhydrase family protein, whose product MSRCIREFNGRKPNINITAYIDESAVVIGDVTLAEDSSIWPQVSVRGDLLPIIIGKATNVQDCSTLHTTEHPKGSGKGFALTIGDNVTIGHGVILHGCDIKDNTMIGMGSIVLDGAIVEPWAFVGAGSLVPPGKVLESGFMYIGSPVKKIRPIKEEEKTFIIENAKNYVKNKNKYKAGS is encoded by the coding sequence ATGTCTAGATGTATAAGAGAATTTAACGGTAGAAAACCAAATATTAACATCACTGCATATATAGACGAGTCAGCTGTAGTTATAGGAGATGTAACTTTAGCAGAGGATTCTTCTATATGGCCACAGGTTAGTGTGAGAGGTGATTTATTACCAATAATCATTGGCAAAGCTACTAATGTTCAAGACTGTAGCACTTTGCATACCACTGAGCACCCTAAGGGCTCTGGCAAGGGTTTTGCTCTAACAATAGGTGATAATGTAACTATAGGTCATGGAGTGATACTACATGGCTGTGACATTAAAGATAATACTATGATAGGTATGGGTTCTATAGTTCTAGATGGAGCCATAGTTGAGCCTTGGGCCTTTGTAGGAGCTGGTAGTTTAGTTCCTCCTGGTAAAGTACTTGAATCGGGTTTTATGTATATAGGTTCACCAGTAAAAAAGATTCGCCCAATCAAAGAAGAAGAAAAAACATTTATCATTGAGAATGCTAAAAATTATGTCAAAAATAAGAATAAATATAAAGCGGGTAGCTAG
- the lolB gene encoding lipoprotein insertase outer membrane protein LolB, with product MSKIRINIKRVASYVILVTILIFLNGCQTLSSSSTTEIRKSKRFDIATLEVELRKLDKWTASGVIGIRYNGKADSASYVYSQDGNDFSIKLYGPLGIGSIEIKGNSDKVLFIDNKGEETQADDVKSLMVQQLGWYVPVEGLRSWIKAIPVSDKDTNRQIDDNNLTQILLERGWEIDYSGYKLFDGEYPLPTKIKVTRDGLYLKIIVKSWIIAK from the coding sequence ATGTCAAAAATAAGAATAAATATAAAGCGGGTAGCTAGTTACGTAATTTTAGTGACGATACTGATTTTCCTAAACGGATGTCAGACTTTAAGCTCAAGTAGTACGACTGAGATAAGGAAGTCGAAGAGATTTGATATAGCTACTTTAGAGGTTGAATTACGAAAATTAGATAAATGGACTGCTAGTGGCGTAATTGGTATTAGATATAATGGTAAAGCAGATTCTGCAAGTTATGTATACAGTCAAGATGGTAATGATTTTAGTATTAAGCTATATGGGCCTTTAGGTATTGGTAGTATTGAGATTAAAGGTAATAGTGACAAGGTATTATTTATTGATAATAAAGGTGAAGAAACGCAAGCAGATGATGTTAAAAGTCTTATGGTCCAACAGCTAGGCTGGTATGTACCTGTTGAGGGGCTTAGAAGTTGGATAAAAGCAATACCTGTATCAGATAAAGATACTAACAGACAGATTGATGATAATAATCTTACACAGATATTATTAGAGCGAGGCTGGGAAATAGACTATAGTGGTTATAAGCTATTTGATGGAGAATACCCTCTACCAACCAAAATAAAGGTGACTAGAGATGGCTTGTATCTGAAAATCATAGTTAAATCTTGGATTATAGCTAAATAA
- the ispE gene encoding 4-(cytidine 5'-diphospho)-2-C-methyl-D-erythritol kinase, with product MQEQAIYNSYAKINLFLHILNKRNDGYHNLQTWFTFVDLKDQLTFDFTSSDKISITSNVAISSKEDNLVYKAIRLFQAEYNLASVGVDVFVEKNIPMGAGLGGGSSNAATTLIAMRDYYRPNLANADMLHLGAKLGADVPIFLYGRSAWAEGIGDILHDKDFKEAYALLLKPDIHISTKEFFTSKELVKHTTLLSREASLDRTTMSNSFEQVFYSLYPEFKEYITSLDKNIIMTGTGSCFYLLSDDKTYLEEVATKIDKSLDKWIVKTLNYVY from the coding sequence ATGCAAGAACAGGCTATCTATAACAGTTATGCAAAGATTAATCTTTTTTTGCATATTTTAAATAAACGTAATGATGGTTATCATAACCTGCAAACCTGGTTTACGTTTGTAGACTTAAAAGACCAGCTAACATTTGATTTTACTAGTTCTGATAAAATTTCAATCACTAGCAATGTAGCAATATCCTCAAAGGAGGATAATCTTGTCTATAAAGCGATAAGGCTCTTTCAAGCAGAATACAATTTAGCTAGTGTGGGTGTGGATGTATTTGTAGAGAAAAATATCCCTATGGGAGCAGGTCTTGGTGGAGGTAGCTCAAATGCAGCGACTACACTCATCGCAATGAGGGACTATTATAGGCCAAATCTTGCAAATGCAGACATGCTTCATCTAGGAGCTAAGCTTGGTGCTGATGTACCAATATTCTTGTACGGCAGATCTGCATGGGCAGAGGGTATTGGAGATATATTACATGATAAAGATTTTAAAGAAGCTTATGCGCTATTGCTAAAACCTGATATTCATATAAGCACAAAAGAGTTCTTTACATCAAAAGAACTTGTAAAGCATACAACACTTTTATCAAGAGAAGCGTCACTTGATCGCACAACTATGAGTAATAGTTTTGAGCAAGTGTTTTATTCACTATATCCTGAATTTAAGGAGTATATAACTTCGCTTGATAAAAACATTATAATGACGGGGACAGGATCGTGCTTTTATTTACTGTCTGATGATAAGACTTACCTTGAAGAAGTTGCTACAAAAATTGATAAATCTCTTGACAAATGGATAGTCAAGACATTAAACTATGTCTACTAA
- a CDS encoding M14 family metallopeptidase, with amino-acid sequence MGDYHIGTSGQKWTDVEKQQWLAEQSKKRSYKEEALNKILALKDKFDIEMYGSLDYSVGEYDLYAIKTKNWDNSKPSILVTGGVHGYETSGVQGAIRFAKTKALDYAKDFNIIILPCLSPWGYETINRWNPDAIDPNRSFFLESYCNEATLAMQYVFSLDIDFKMHIDLHETTDTDDSEFRPALAAREGITIGEWTVPDGFYLVANQDKEYPEFQKHIVDAVSKITHIAPNDPDSKVLGDDTIADGFMKCDSAKEKLCMSFTDAEYTTTTEVYPDSPKTNSEECTIAQVEAITSGLDYIKSNT; translated from the coding sequence ATGGGTGATTATCACATTGGAACTTCAGGTCAAAAGTGGACAGATGTAGAAAAGCAACAATGGTTAGCGGAGCAATCAAAAAAAAGATCTTATAAAGAAGAAGCTCTAAATAAAATATTAGCATTGAAAGATAAATTTGATATTGAGATGTATGGTTCACTTGATTATTCAGTAGGCGAATATGATTTATATGCAATAAAAACAAAAAATTGGGATAACTCAAAACCTAGTATATTAGTAACAGGTGGCGTGCATGGCTACGAGACTAGTGGTGTGCAAGGGGCAATAAGATTCGCTAAAACTAAAGCACTAGATTATGCAAAAGATTTTAATATAATTATTTTACCATGTCTAAGCCCGTGGGGGTATGAGACTATTAACCGTTGGAACCCTGATGCTATTGACCCAAACAGATCATTCTTTTTAGAAAGTTATTGTAATGAAGCTACTTTAGCTATGCAGTATGTATTTTCTTTGGATATTGATTTTAAAATGCACATAGACCTGCATGAAACTACAGACACTGATGATAGTGAGTTTAGACCAGCTTTAGCAGCAAGAGAAGGTATTACAATAGGTGAGTGGACAGTACCAGACGGTTTTTATCTTGTTGCAAACCAAGATAAAGAATACCCAGAGTTCCAAAAACATATCGTAGATGCTGTATCAAAAATCACACATATAGCACCTAATGATCCTGATTCAAAAGTGTTAGGCGATGATACTATTGCTGATGGTTTTATGAAATGTGACTCAGCTAAAGAAAAATTGTGTATGTCATTTACTGATGCTGAATACACTACTACAACAGAAGTATACCCTGATAGTCCTAAAACAAACTCAGAAGAATGTACAATTGCTCAAGTTGAAGCCATCACATCTGGGCTAGATTATATTAAATCTAATACATAG
- a CDS encoding YggT family protein codes for MLSGLVNVGDFLVNLVFGLYAFILLIRFFLQWVKADFYNPVCQLVMKATNPIVLLFRKVVPGFLGLDWACIVTAYFVFVIQNLILCLINGIGFNEIVVFVKPFLDIVFAIINMYVYLILIRAIASWFSQGGYNPVLMVIHQLTEPLLARARNIIKPRSGFDFSPILVMIALFCIQIFLQSVMAQIFA; via the coding sequence ATGTTAAGTGGTTTAGTAAATGTCGGTGATTTCCTAGTAAACCTAGTGTTTGGGTTATATGCTTTTATTTTGTTGATAAGGTTTTTCTTACAATGGGTTAAAGCAGATTTTTATAATCCAGTCTGTCAACTTGTAATGAAAGCTACAAATCCTATAGTGCTACTTTTTAGAAAAGTTGTGCCTGGTTTCTTAGGTTTAGATTGGGCATGTATAGTTACAGCTTATTTTGTGTTTGTGATTCAAAATTTGATTTTATGTTTAATCAATGGGATAGGTTTCAATGAAATAGTTGTATTTGTGAAACCATTTTTAGATATAGTTTTTGCAATTATAAATATGTATGTGTATCTGATTTTAATTAGAGCTATAGCTAGTTGGTTCTCACAAGGAGGGTATAATCCAGTTCTTATGGTTATACATCAGCTTACAGAGCCATTACTAGCAAGAGCAAGAAATATCATAAAGCCTCGTTCAGGATTTGATTTTTCACCAATTCTAGTGATGATCGCTCTATTTTGTATTCAGATTTTCTTACAAAGCGTAATGGCTCAAATATTTGCCTAA